From Cyanobium sp. ATX 6F1, a single genomic window includes:
- a CDS encoding APC family permease — MPQSLFESLKRSLVGDPLPTSAHGEERLNNAEALAILSSDALSSVAYATQEIVLVLGAAGAAALGFTLPITGLIVLLMVVVAMSYRQTIKAYPQGGGSYRVSHENLGPLPGLVAGASLSIDYVLTVAVSVAAGISALTSYFPVLEAERVPLCLLAVVLLMVANLRGLRSSAKLMSLPTYLFMVTIFVLIVGGLVKVGQGELAALPEAEQSLKLAQAHGKETLAMGSLLLMRAFSSGCAALTGIEAISDSVMAFRPVEWRNARRVLTVMVLLLASMFTGISALAHQLGVVYRENGPTLLYQIGQAVFGNGPLLFVLQLATLLILLLAANTAYADFPRLSAFLAQDGYMPRQLASLGDRLVFSNGILMLSALAGALVVIFGGSVSRLIPLYAVGVFTSFTLSQAGMVVHWWKEKGKGWLGKALVNGFGSLVTAVVSAVLLFSKFTQGAWLVVVAVPLVVGLFLTIKAHYLQVAKRLRMAGDVQLHLPDPPATGGAPVVVLVGQLHRGSFEAIRYARSIAGELVAVHVDLGLGKADAFRDQWQRQLPQVPLVVLESPFRSLQAPVLDFVHQFEIDHRKDRDKFCTVVLPVFVTRHRWENLLHNQSTISLRSALRRQGTRVVTTVGFYL; from the coding sequence ATGCCGCAGTCGCTGTTCGAGAGCCTGAAGCGCTCGCTGGTGGGGGATCCGCTGCCCACCAGTGCCCATGGCGAGGAACGGCTCAACAACGCCGAAGCGCTCGCGATCCTCAGCTCCGATGCCCTCTCCTCGGTGGCCTACGCCACCCAGGAGATCGTGCTGGTGCTGGGCGCGGCCGGCGCCGCTGCCCTGGGCTTCACCCTGCCGATCACCGGGCTGATCGTGCTGCTGATGGTGGTGGTGGCGATGAGCTACCGCCAGACCATCAAGGCCTACCCCCAAGGGGGTGGCTCCTACCGCGTCTCCCACGAGAACCTGGGCCCCCTGCCCGGTCTGGTGGCCGGAGCCTCGCTCTCGATCGACTACGTGCTCACCGTGGCGGTGAGTGTGGCGGCGGGCATCTCCGCCCTCACCTCCTATTTCCCCGTGCTGGAAGCCGAGCGGGTGCCGCTGTGCCTGCTCGCGGTCGTGCTGCTGATGGTGGCCAACCTGCGTGGCCTGCGCTCCAGCGCCAAGCTCATGAGCCTGCCCACCTACCTGTTCATGGTCACGATCTTCGTTCTGATCGTGGGCGGGCTGGTGAAGGTGGGCCAGGGTGAACTCGCCGCCCTTCCGGAGGCCGAGCAGAGCCTGAAGCTGGCCCAGGCCCATGGCAAGGAAACGCTGGCCATGGGCAGCTTGCTGCTGATGCGGGCCTTCAGTTCCGGCTGCGCCGCCCTGACCGGGATCGAGGCGATCAGCGACAGCGTCATGGCGTTCAGGCCGGTGGAATGGCGCAATGCCCGGCGCGTGCTGACGGTGATGGTGCTGCTGCTGGCGAGCATGTTCACCGGCATCAGTGCCCTGGCGCACCAATTAGGAGTCGTCTACCGGGAGAACGGACCAACGTTGCTCTATCAGATCGGCCAGGCGGTGTTCGGAAACGGCCCGCTGCTGTTCGTGCTGCAGCTCGCCACCCTGCTGATTCTGCTGTTGGCGGCCAACACCGCCTACGCCGATTTTCCCCGCCTCTCGGCCTTCCTGGCCCAGGACGGCTACATGCCCCGCCAGTTGGCCTCGCTGGGGGACCGGCTGGTGTTCAGCAACGGCATCTTGATGCTCAGCGCCCTGGCGGGCGCGCTGGTGGTGATCTTCGGCGGCAGCGTCAGCCGCCTGATCCCCCTGTATGCCGTGGGGGTGTTCACCAGCTTCACCCTCTCCCAGGCCGGCATGGTGGTGCACTGGTGGAAGGAGAAAGGCAAGGGCTGGCTGGGCAAGGCCCTGGTCAACGGCTTCGGCAGCCTGGTCACGGCGGTGGTGTCGGCGGTGCTGCTGTTCAGCAAGTTCACCCAGGGGGCCTGGCTGGTGGTGGTGGCCGTGCCCCTGGTGGTGGGGCTGTTTCTGACCATCAAGGCCCACTACCTCCAGGTGGCCAAGCGTTTACGGATGGCGGGCGACGTGCAGCTGCACCTGCCCGATCCGCCGGCCACCGGCGGGGCTCCGGTGGTGGTGCTGGTGGGCCAGTTGCACCGGGGCAGCTTCGAGGCGATTCGCTACGCCCGCAGCATCGCCGGAGAATTGGTGGCCGTTCATGTGGACCTGGGGCTGGGCAAGGCCGACGCCTTCCGCGATCAATGGCAGCGCCAGCTGCCCCAGGTGCCGCTCGTGGTGCTGGAGTCGCCCTTCCGGTCGCTGCAGGCTCCGGTGCTGGATTTCGTGCATCAGTTCGAAATCGACCACCGCAAGGACCGCGACAAGTTCTGCACGGTGGTGCTGCCGGTGTTCGTCACCCGCCACCGCTGGGAGAACCTGCTGCACAACCAGTCCACGATTTCCCTGCGCAGCGCCCTGCGCCGCCAGGGCACCCGGGTGGTGACCACGGTGGGCTTCTATCTCTGA
- a CDS encoding outer membrane protein, translated as MRTSLQALLLLGAGGALIGGTLAAQPASAQEWGTTPASYSNVTGWYATIGLGASWPQDLSWDARNFPLSGNIEQGGGFSGEAGIGYDFGAIRTELTYGYSRSSVNRISVDGFGSADSSGIVNKNDVLASAYWDITTNSRWTPYIGGGIGYTNLSTPSINTPLGRTSSDNQGLFGYQAKVGVTYAASRNTDVFLEGVYQGATSFDGSDVNYGSTNNWGAKLGARFRFGGAPAAPVAVQPEPAPAPYVAPTPQPEPYVAPAPQPIRGLW; from the coding sequence ATGCGTACCTCTCTTCAGGCTTTGCTTCTGCTCGGTGCCGGTGGCGCCCTGATCGGCGGCACCCTCGCCGCCCAGCCCGCCAGCGCCCAGGAATGGGGCACCACTCCCGCGTCCTATTCGAACGTCACCGGCTGGTACGCCACCATTGGCCTCGGTGCCAGCTGGCCCCAGGACCTGAGCTGGGATGCCCGCAATTTCCCCCTGAGTGGCAACATCGAGCAGGGTGGTGGCTTCTCCGGTGAGGCCGGCATCGGCTACGACTTCGGCGCCATCCGCACCGAGCTCACCTATGGCTACAGCCGCAGCAGCGTCAATCGGATCAGCGTGGATGGCTTCGGCAGTGCCGACAGCTCGGGCATCGTCAACAAGAACGACGTGCTTGCCAGCGCCTACTGGGACATCACCACCAACAGCCGTTGGACCCCCTACATCGGCGGCGGCATCGGCTACACCAACCTCAGCACCCCCAGCATCAACACCCCGCTGGGCCGCACCAGCAGTGACAACCAAGGCCTGTTCGGCTATCAGGCCAAGGTGGGCGTCACCTACGCCGCCAGCCGCAACACCGATGTGTTCCTGGAAGGCGTGTATCAGGGCGCCACGAGCTTCGACGGCTCCGACGTCAACTACGGCTCCACCAACAACTGGGGCGCCAAGCTCGGTGCCCGCTTCCGTTTCGGTGGTGCTCCAGCAGCCCCCGTGGCCGTTCAGCCCGAGCCGGCTCCCGCCCCCTACGTGGCTCCCACCCCCCAGCCCGAGCCCTACGTCGCTCCCGCACCCCAGCCCATCCGCGGCCTCTGGTGA
- a CDS encoding acetyltransferase, with product MFLKLSQDGSLVELLEPAQLWDPFILVLQGRLHAGEELQDPQGFAKSELRFLSDEPLPRCWQDPGFHAALGKKLARPAGLTTA from the coding sequence ATGTTTCTCAAACTGAGCCAGGACGGCAGCCTGGTGGAGCTGTTGGAGCCCGCCCAGCTCTGGGATCCGTTCATCCTTGTGCTGCAGGGCCGCCTGCATGCGGGGGAGGAACTGCAGGATCCCCAGGGCTTCGCCAAATCCGAGCTGCGCTTCCTCTCGGATGAGCCCCTGCCCCGCTGCTGGCAGGACCCAGGCTTTCACGCGGCCCTGGGCAAGAAGCTGGCCAGACCAGCCGGCCTGACCACGGCCTGA
- a CDS encoding CAAD domain-containing protein — translation MLPFSDPAPAGGEPGEAPAPERLILSIPLAEEGPLVPVAATPDVFPEPPSAGPAPAPGAGLPYPVVRELLRQISSLQLSSLRDLLPVLQVLALAVVAVLLLRITGATLSAIDEVPLVGGLLELVGVVSVLGFLARLALRQRNRAELLVRIRKLRKQLLG, via the coding sequence GTGCTGCCCTTCTCCGATCCCGCCCCCGCCGGCGGGGAGCCTGGCGAGGCCCCGGCTCCCGAACGCTTGATTCTCTCGATTCCCCTGGCGGAGGAGGGTCCCCTGGTGCCCGTCGCGGCGACTCCGGACGTTTTCCCCGAGCCCCCCTCGGCGGGGCCGGCCCCTGCCCCTGGGGCGGGGCTGCCCTACCCGGTGGTGCGGGAGCTCCTGCGTCAGATCAGCTCGCTCCAGCTGAGCTCCCTGCGGGATCTCCTGCCGGTCCTGCAGGTGCTGGCACTGGCGGTGGTGGCGGTGCTCCTGTTGCGCATCACCGGGGCCACCCTTTCAGCCATCGATGAGGTTCCCCTGGTGGGGGGGCTGTTGGAGCTGGTGGGGGTGGTGAGCGTGCTGGGGTTCCTGGCCCGCCTTGCCCTGCGTCAGCGCAACCGCGCCGAACTGCTGGTGCGCATCCGCAAGTTGCGCAAGCAACTGCTCGGTTGA
- the cysK gene encoding cysteine synthase A: MGAVFADNSLSIGHTPLVQLNRVVGDAQARVLAKIEGRNPAYSVKCRIGAAMIWQAEKDGLLGPGKELIEPTSGNTGIALAFVAASRGIRLTLTMPETMSLERRKLLTAYGAHLELTEGRLGMSGAVSRAQAIAASDPDRYVLLQQFANPANPQVHHDTTGPEIWEQTDGDVDVFVSGVGTGGTITGVSRYIKHTLGKPLVSVAVEPINSPVISQTKAGEPIKPGPHKIQGIGAGFVPDNLDLDLVDRIEQVSDEEAVAMARRLAREEGILAGISCGAATVVAVRLAQEPAYAGKTIVVVLPDSGERYLSSVLFEGVFNEKGLAAV; the protein is encoded by the coding sequence ATGGGCGCCGTCTTCGCTGACAACAGCCTGAGCATCGGCCACACCCCCCTGGTGCAGCTCAACCGCGTCGTCGGCGACGCCCAGGCGCGGGTGCTGGCCAAGATTGAAGGCCGCAACCCCGCCTATTCGGTCAAGTGCCGCATCGGGGCGGCGATGATCTGGCAGGCCGAAAAGGATGGGCTGCTCGGCCCCGGCAAGGAACTGATCGAGCCCACCAGCGGCAACACCGGCATCGCCCTGGCCTTCGTCGCCGCCTCCCGCGGCATCCGGCTCACCTTGACGATGCCGGAGACGATGAGCCTCGAACGGCGCAAGTTGCTCACCGCCTACGGGGCCCACCTGGAGCTCACCGAAGGCCGCCTGGGCATGAGCGGTGCGGTCTCCCGAGCCCAGGCCATCGCCGCCTCCGACCCCGATCGCTACGTGCTGCTGCAGCAGTTCGCCAATCCCGCCAATCCCCAGGTGCACCACGACACCACCGGCCCGGAGATCTGGGAGCAGACCGATGGCGATGTCGACGTGTTCGTGTCCGGGGTGGGCACCGGCGGCACCATCACCGGCGTCAGCCGCTACATCAAGCACACCCTGGGCAAGCCCCTGGTGTCCGTGGCCGTTGAGCCGATCAACAGCCCGGTGATCAGCCAGACCAAGGCGGGTGAGCCGATCAAGCCCGGTCCCCACAAGATCCAGGGCATCGGCGCCGGTTTCGTGCCGGACAACCTCGATCTCGATCTGGTGGACCGGATCGAGCAGGTGAGCGACGAGGAAGCCGTCGCCATGGCTCGGCGTCTCGCCCGTGAGGAGGGCATCCTGGCGGGCATCTCCTGCGGGGCAGCCACGGTCGTTGCGGTGCGCCTGGCCCAGGAACCCGCCTACGCCGGCAAGACGATCGTGGTGGTCCTTCCTGATTCCGGCGAGCGCTACCTCAGCTCGGTGCTGTTTGAAGGGGTCTTCAACGAGAAGGGCCTGGCGGCCGTCTGA
- a CDS encoding MotA/TolQ/ExbB proton channel family protein — MGLSALQHGGAAVLPLLLLSIVVVAIGIDRARYWKVQGLGPARAERLLAEALQGSSDPGQSRLRQELLLRQLERQGASGEAVLEAAAVIGPLLGLIGTVAGLIRALAELGPQLVLPSGGASLTSYSQVLVSTLLGLVVALIATVVLRTNRGLRLRQRQQLETAGLRLALEAQP; from the coding sequence ATGGGCCTCAGCGCACTGCAGCACGGTGGAGCGGCGGTGCTGCCACTGCTGCTGCTGTCGATCGTGGTCGTGGCCATCGGGATCGATCGGGCCCGTTACTGGAAGGTTCAGGGCCTCGGCCCGGCCCGGGCCGAACGGCTGCTGGCGGAGGCGCTCCAGGGCAGCTCGGACCCTGGCCAGTCACGGCTGCGTCAGGAGCTGCTGCTGCGCCAACTGGAACGCCAGGGCGCCAGCGGCGAAGCCGTGCTGGAAGCCGCCGCTGTGATCGGCCCCCTGCTGGGCCTGATCGGCACCGTTGCCGGGCTGATCCGGGCCCTGGCGGAGCTGGGCCCCCAGCTGGTGCTGCCCAGCGGCGGCGCCAGCCTGACCAGCTACTCCCAGGTGCTGGTGAGCACTCTGCTGGGGCTGGTGGTGGCCTTGATCGCCACCGTGGTGCTGCGCACCAACCGGGGCCTGCGCCTGCGGCAGCGGCAGCAGCTCGAAACCGCCGGCTTGCGCCTCGCCCTGGAGGCTCAGCCGTGA
- a CDS encoding ExbD/TolR family protein has translation MSPFNPTVNSATGATGSLDGLAYGALSTALVLLAAGLLVVPQLLALRPAHRGVVALHLAADGGLRLWNRPITPQQLPQVLREAGRISPKARIRLIPDPATPWGVVQSVLPMLELGVLPFEVQLPRSPAQP, from the coding sequence ATGAGCCCCTTCAACCCCACGGTCAACAGCGCCACCGGCGCTACCGGGAGCCTCGATGGCCTTGCCTACGGGGCCCTCTCCACGGCCCTGGTCCTGCTGGCGGCGGGGCTCCTGGTGGTGCCCCAGCTCCTCGCCCTGCGGCCCGCCCACAGGGGGGTGGTGGCGCTGCACCTGGCCGCTGACGGCGGCCTGCGGCTCTGGAACCGCCCGATCACCCCCCAGCAGCTGCCCCAGGTGTTGCGGGAGGCTGGTCGGATCAGCCCCAAAGCCCGGATCCGGCTGATCCCTGACCCCGCCACCCCCTGGGGGGTGGTGCAGTCCGTTCTTCCCATGCTCGAACTCGGTGTCCTTCCTTTCGAAGTTCAACTTCCCCGATCCCCGGCCCAACCTTGA
- a CDS encoding GMC oxidoreductase — protein MIIDDHTYDLILIGTGAGGGTLAGALAESGKSVLVLERGGAMALTDQNLADVDLIRNTRYHPGEQWFGTDGDPFPPQMIYALGGNTKIWGGVLERFRERDFAPQRHLDGSCAGWELSYADLAPHYDRAERLYRVHGRQGVDPTEPPRTGEYLHPPRPLEPILESLRTDLARLGVTAYDPPISWSMSQLDPSGDAERFGVDGAVASQRVTLRTGARVTRLHVNPSGREVKGVQAEIDGQNWLFNGHVVVLAAGAINTAALLLRSHNDQHPDGLANGSGQVGRNLMKPQLSSILQLAAQPDSGRYGCGLAINDYYWGDKNVCVPLGQIRNGGGVLQDPLFAESPPLLSLVTRLLPKAVLEQLAVRTVSWWASSGVRPDPANRVSLRGEGVQITYTANNREAHDRLVYRWLSTIKALEADPATTVVRAFPLHPRGESPLAVLGFACGTARMGSDPTASVVDLHGRSHQLVNLYMADASVFPSCPSVGPGLTVIALALRLAEHLKRVL, from the coding sequence GTGATCATCGACGACCACACCTATGACCTGATCCTGATCGGCACCGGCGCCGGCGGCGGCACCCTGGCGGGAGCCCTGGCTGAGAGCGGCAAGAGCGTGCTGGTGCTGGAACGGGGCGGCGCCATGGCCCTGACCGATCAGAACCTGGCGGATGTCGATCTGATCCGCAACACCCGCTATCACCCCGGCGAGCAGTGGTTCGGCACCGATGGCGATCCCTTTCCGCCCCAGATGATCTACGCCCTCGGGGGCAACACCAAGATCTGGGGTGGGGTGCTCGAGCGCTTCCGCGAGCGGGACTTCGCCCCCCAGCGCCATCTCGATGGTTCCTGTGCGGGCTGGGAGCTCAGCTACGCCGATCTAGCCCCCCACTACGACCGCGCCGAACGGCTCTATCGGGTGCACGGGCGCCAGGGCGTCGACCCCACCGAGCCGCCGCGCACGGGGGAGTATCTGCATCCACCCCGGCCGCTTGAACCGATCCTCGAGAGCCTGCGCACCGACCTGGCCCGCCTCGGTGTCACCGCCTATGACCCTCCGATCAGCTGGTCGATGTCGCAGCTTGATCCCAGCGGCGACGCCGAGCGCTTCGGGGTGGATGGGGCCGTGGCCTCCCAACGGGTGACCCTGCGCACGGGGGCCCGGGTGACGCGGCTGCACGTCAACCCCAGTGGCCGCGAGGTCAAGGGGGTGCAGGCGGAGATCGACGGCCAGAACTGGCTGTTCAACGGCCATGTGGTGGTCCTGGCGGCCGGTGCGATCAACACCGCTGCTCTGCTGCTGCGCTCCCACAACGACCAGCATCCCGATGGGCTGGCCAACGGTTCGGGCCAGGTGGGCCGCAACCTGATGAAGCCCCAGCTCTCCTCGATCCTGCAGTTGGCGGCCCAGCCCGATTCCGGCCGCTACGGCTGTGGTCTGGCCATCAACGACTACTACTGGGGCGACAAGAACGTGTGCGTGCCGTTGGGGCAGATCCGCAACGGTGGCGGTGTGCTCCAGGATCCGCTGTTCGCCGAATCGCCGCCCCTGCTTTCCTTGGTCACGCGGCTTTTGCCCAAGGCCGTGCTGGAGCAGCTGGCGGTGCGCACGGTGAGCTGGTGGGCCAGCAGCGGCGTCAGGCCCGATCCCGCCAACCGGGTGAGCCTGCGGGGCGAGGGCGTGCAGATCACCTACACCGCCAACAACCGCGAGGCCCACGACCGTCTCGTCTACCGCTGGCTGTCCACGATCAAGGCCCTGGAAGCGGACCCCGCCACCACGGTGGTGCGGGCCTTTCCGCTTCATCCCCGCGGCGAGTCGCCGCTGGCGGTGCTGGGCTTCGCCTGCGGCACCGCCCGCATGGGCAGCGATCCCACCGCCTCCGTGGTGGATCTCCACGGCAGGAGCCATCAGCTGGTGAACCTCTACATGGCCGATGCCAGCGTGTTCCCGAGCTGCCCCAGCGTCGGGCCCGGGCTCACGGTGATCGCCCTGGCCCTGCGGCTGGCGGAGCACCTCAAACGGGTGCTCTGA
- a CDS encoding heme-copper oxidase subunit III, which yields MSSTPAPAEASASLEAAPSHGGHAAHGNHTLTGFIIFLCSESVIFLAFFSGYAVLKLSASDWLPPGVEGLEWRTPLINSVVLVSSSGTIVLAEWFKHRGSLWGFRAFWLLTMAMGAYFLYGQALEWQSLSFGFTSGTFGGTFYLLTGFHGLHVATGVLLMALMLVRSFLPGNYDGGEQGVVAASLFWHFVDVIWIALFLLLYVWR from the coding sequence ATGAGTTCCACTCCCGCTCCAGCTGAGGCCTCCGCCTCCCTCGAAGCTGCCCCATCCCATGGCGGCCATGCCGCCCATGGCAATCACACACTCACGGGGTTCATCATTTTTCTGTGCTCAGAGAGTGTCATCTTTCTGGCCTTCTTCAGCGGCTACGCCGTCTTGAAGCTCTCGGCCAGTGACTGGCTGCCGCCGGGGGTGGAGGGGCTCGAGTGGCGCACCCCCCTGATCAACTCGGTGGTCCTGGTGTCGAGTTCGGGCACGATCGTTCTGGCGGAGTGGTTCAAGCACCGCGGTTCCCTCTGGGGCTTCCGCGCCTTCTGGCTGCTGACCATGGCCATGGGGGCCTACTTCCTTTACGGCCAGGCGCTGGAATGGCAATCCCTGAGCTTCGGCTTCACCTCCGGCACCTTCGGCGGCACCTTCTACCTGCTCACGGGCTTCCATGGCCTGCACGTGGCCACGGGGGTGCTGCTGATGGCCCTGATGCTGGTGAGGTCGTTTCTTCCCGGCAACTACGACGGCGGTGAGCAGGGAGTGGTGGCCGCCTCCTTGTTCTGGCACTTCGTCGATGTGATCTGGATCGCGCTGTTTCTGCTCCTCTACGTCTGGCGCTGA
- a CDS encoding cbb3-type cytochrome c oxidase subunit I — MTVLSPTSPSPSPPKPSPPSWLRYFSFCTDAKVIGIQYVVLSFAFFLIGGFLAMVMRGELLTPAADLVDRTVYNGLYTMHGTIMLFLFTFPVLNGLNNLLIPVMIGAPDMAFPRLNAVAFWMFPVFGLVLIASFFVPGGPASAGWWSYPPVSVQNPLGHLINGESLWILAVALSGISSILGALNFVTTILRMRAPGMGLFRMPIFCWTALAAQTIQLIGLPALTGGAVMLLLDLTVGTTFYDPTGGGDPVLYQHFFWFYSHPAVYVIILPVFGIFSELFPVYARKPLFGYPFVAIASFVIVGLGLVVWVHHMFPSGVSQWMRDLFMVTTMLIAVPTGVKVFAWLATLWGGKLQLTTPMLFCLGGLVNFVFAGITGIMLATVPIDIHVNNTYFVVGHFHYVIYGAAVMGIFAAIYHWFPKFTGRMPYEGLGKLHCLLTFVGANLNFLPMHPLGLMGMPRRVSSYDPEFAFWNVLASLGAFLLGVSIIPFLINMVSSVVRGERAGANPWRAIGLEWLLPSPPPLENFEDDVPTVISAPYGYGTGRPLVEHQEEIEQALALLAVRA; from the coding sequence ATGACCGTCCTCTCCCCCACCAGCCCCAGCCCATCTCCACCGAAGCCATCGCCGCCGTCGTGGTTGCGGTACTTCAGCTTCTGCACCGACGCCAAGGTGATCGGCATCCAATACGTGGTGCTCTCCTTTGCCTTCTTCCTGATCGGGGGCTTCCTGGCGATGGTGATGCGGGGCGAACTGCTCACCCCGGCGGCCGATCTGGTCGACCGCACGGTCTACAACGGCCTGTACACCATGCACGGCACGATCATGTTGTTCCTGTTCACCTTTCCGGTGCTGAACGGGCTCAACAACCTGCTGATCCCTGTGATGATTGGCGCCCCGGACATGGCCTTCCCGCGCCTGAATGCGGTGGCGTTCTGGATGTTTCCCGTCTTCGGGCTGGTGCTGATCGCCAGCTTCTTCGTCCCCGGCGGACCGGCTTCGGCGGGCTGGTGGTCCTACCCGCCGGTGAGCGTACAGAACCCCCTGGGCCACCTGATCAACGGTGAATCCCTCTGGATCCTGGCCGTGGCCCTCTCCGGTATCTCTTCCATCCTGGGCGCCCTCAATTTCGTGACCACGATCCTGCGCATGCGCGCCCCTGGGATGGGCCTGTTCCGGATGCCGATCTTCTGCTGGACGGCCCTGGCGGCCCAGACGATCCAACTGATCGGCCTGCCGGCGCTCACCGGCGGCGCCGTGATGCTGCTGCTCGATCTCACCGTGGGCACCACGTTCTACGACCCGACCGGCGGTGGTGATCCGGTGCTCTATCAGCACTTCTTCTGGTTCTATTCGCATCCGGCGGTGTATGTGATCATCCTGCCGGTGTTCGGCATCTTCTCGGAGCTGTTTCCCGTCTATGCCCGCAAGCCGCTGTTCGGCTATCCCTTTGTGGCGATCGCCTCGTTCGTGATCGTGGGCCTGGGCTTAGTGGTGTGGGTGCACCACATGTTCCCCAGTGGCGTGAGCCAGTGGATGCGCGATCTGTTCATGGTCACCACGATGCTGATCGCCGTACCCACCGGCGTGAAGGTGTTCGCCTGGTTGGCCACGCTCTGGGGCGGCAAGCTGCAGCTCACCACACCGATGTTGTTCTGCCTGGGGGGGCTGGTCAACTTCGTGTTTGCCGGCATCACCGGCATCATGCTGGCCACGGTGCCGATCGACATCCACGTCAACAACACCTACTTCGTGGTGGGCCATTTCCACTACGTGATCTACGGCGCCGCCGTGATGGGCATCTTCGCGGCGATCTACCACTGGTTTCCCAAGTTCACCGGCCGCATGCCCTACGAGGGCCTCGGCAAGCTCCACTGCCTGCTCACGTTTGTGGGCGCCAACCTCAACTTCCTGCCCATGCACCCCCTGGGGTTGATGGGCATGCCACGGCGGGTGTCCTCCTACGACCCGGAGTTCGCCTTCTGGAACGTGCTCGCCAGCCTCGGCGCTTTCCTGCTGGGGGTCTCGATCATTCCCTTCCTGATCAACATGGTCAGCTCGGTGGTGCGCGGCGAGCGCGCCGGCGCCAACCCCTGGCGGGCGATCGGTCTGGAGTGGCTGCTGCCCTCGCCGCCGCCATTGGAGAACTTCGAGGATGATGTGCCCACGGTGATCAGTGCGCCCTACGGCTACGGCACCGGCAGGCCCCTGGTGGAGCACCAGGAGGAGATTGAGCAGGCCCTGGCGCTGCTGGCGGTGAGGGCATGA
- a CDS encoding cytochrome c oxidase subunit II — protein MRWLLLGLWLVVLVLASLWMGEQSYRWFPVQASNAAPLVDGLFSLETAIGSFVFLGVLSVLLWVLLFNRAEKYDQEDGPPMEGNTRLEIVWTVIPLVIVMAIAVVSIRVNRELGVLGPMEHVHGSGAAAGAGAAVGPGAVIEASDRSPGAPEDTGPLRIEVIARQWSWEFRYPRAQVSSTELHLPLDQPVTFVLTSPDVLHGFYVPAFRLKQDVVPGRAIDFSLTPTRSGRYRLRDSQFSGAWFAANQADVVVEPPEAFASWLVAAAHQPLQPGLSLAVEEAERLTRQPAGGIRWATVPPAPPPLVNVPGSASLPHDA, from the coding sequence ATCCGTTGGCTGCTGCTTGGCCTCTGGCTGGTGGTACTGGTGCTCGCCAGCCTCTGGATGGGGGAGCAGTCCTACCGCTGGTTCCCTGTGCAGGCCTCCAATGCCGCGCCGCTGGTGGATGGGCTGTTCAGCCTCGAGACCGCGATCGGCAGCTTCGTGTTTCTCGGGGTGCTCTCGGTGCTGCTCTGGGTGCTGCTGTTCAACCGCGCCGAGAAGTACGACCAGGAGGACGGCCCGCCGATGGAGGGCAACACGCGGCTGGAGATCGTCTGGACGGTGATTCCGCTGGTGATCGTGATGGCGATCGCGGTGGTGAGCATCCGCGTGAACCGTGAGCTCGGGGTGCTGGGGCCGATGGAGCACGTGCACGGCTCTGGAGCTGCGGCTGGGGCTGGGGCTGCAGTTGGCCCTGGGGCGGTGATCGAGGCCAGCGACCGCAGCCCTGGGGCGCCTGAGGACACGGGTCCTTTGCGGATCGAGGTGATCGCCCGCCAGTGGTCCTGGGAGTTCCGCTACCCGCGGGCGCAGGTCTCCTCCACCGAGCTGCACCTGCCCCTGGATCAGCCCGTCACCTTCGTGCTCACCTCCCCGGACGTGCTGCATGGCTTCTACGTGCCCGCCTTCCGCCTCAAGCAGGACGTGGTGCCGGGCCGTGCGATCGATTTCTCGCTCACCCCCACCCGCAGCGGCCGCTACCGGCTGCGGGATTCCCAGTTCAGCGGTGCCTGGTTCGCCGCCAACCAGGCCGATGTGGTGGTGGAGCCCCCCGAGGCCTTCGCCTCCTGGCTCGTGGCCGCCGCCCACCAGCCCCTGCAACCGGGCCTGAGCCTGGCCGTTGAGGAGGCCGAGCGGCTCACGCGTCAGCCGGCGGGGGGAATCCGCTGGGCCACGGTGCCCCCCGCGCCGCCGCCCCTGGTGAATGTTCCCGGCTCCGCTTCTCTCCCCCACGACGCCTGA
- a CDS encoding DUF2231 domain-containing protein produces MGPELAFGPNGLPYGLPIHPNLVHLSIGLYAVAIGFDIIGALYPFEKRLFRFLALPVTRAGFHDVGWYNLLASVLLSFFTVASGFYEMLLAEPLEGVLSPFGLGSQVTMLWHGVGGVALLLLIALMALWRGFQRFAWRKDMGRQVQWSYLLAGLGIAVLMGLHGTLGAQLAAEFGVHITAVQLLASGADLREALP; encoded by the coding sequence ATGGGTCCTGAGCTGGCCTTCGGCCCCAACGGCCTGCCCTACGGCCTGCCGATTCACCCCAACCTGGTGCATCTGAGCATCGGCCTCTATGCCGTCGCCATCGGCTTCGACATCATCGGCGCCCTCTACCCCTTCGAGAAGCGGCTGTTCCGTTTCCTGGCCCTGCCGGTCACGCGCGCCGGCTTCCACGATGTGGGCTGGTACAACCTGCTGGCCAGCGTTCTGCTCAGCTTTTTCACCGTCGCCAGTGGCTTCTATGAGATGTTGCTGGCCGAACCGCTCGAAGGGGTGCTCAGCCCCTTCGGCCTCGGCAGCCAGGTGACGATGCTCTGGCATGGGGTGGGCGGCGTGGCCCTGCTTCTGCTGATCGCGCTGATGGCGCTCTGGCGCGGCTTCCAGCGCTTCGCCTGGCGCAAGGACATGGGCCGCCAGGTGCAATGGAGCTACCTGCTGGCCGGCCTGGGCATCGCGGTGCTCATGGGTTTGCATGGCACCCTCGGGGCCCAGCTGGCGGCGGAGTTCGGGGTGCACATCACCGCAGTCCAGTTGCTGGCCTCCGGTGCCGACCTGCGGGAGGCGCTGCCGTGA